TGTTCCTTGCGGGTAATATTCATGATCCGTTTGAAGGCCGTCAGCAGGTCGGCGAAATCATCGCGGCGTCGGAAACGCTCAAGGGCGCTGATCTTCTTGTGGGCGATGACGATATCGTCAAAACCCACGCTCAAAATCGCGTCGATTACCCCGCTGGGAATCCCGGCGGCGGACAGATTGTGGAAAAAACGTCCCTTGATGAAATCATGAATCTCGACGGCGACCTCGAGAGCCGGTCTTTCAAGTTTGTTCTGCAATCCGGCCAGGGCCTCGGCGATCAGCTTACTCAGGCTCAGACGGTAGTTTCGATCAAGACAGATATTGATGACGCCCAGAGCCTGGCGCCGCAGAGCGTAAGGGTCGGCGCTGCCGGTTGGTTGCAGGCCGATGCCGAAACAGCCGGCGATGGTGTCGATCTTGTCGGCGATTCCGACCAGGGCCCCGCAGTCATTACTGGGCAGGGCGCCGCCCGCGCTGGTCGGCAGGTAATGTTCATAAATGCCGATGGCGATTTCTTCGGGTTCGCCGGCGGCGCGGGCGTATTCTCGGCCCATGATGCCCTGCAGGTCGGCGAATTCATAGACCATGCTGCTTTCAAGATCGGCCTTGCAGAGTTGAGCGGTGCGGCTGACCGCATCCAGCTTGGCGGGACAGAGTTTTCGCGCCAGTTTTTCGGCCAGCGCTCGAAAACGTTCCATTTTTTCGTAGGAAGTGCCGAGTTTGGCTTGAAAGACAACCCCGTGCAGACGTTCGCTGAAGTCTTCGAGTTTAACCTTCAGGTCTTCGCGATAGAAAAAGCGGGCGTCATTGAGACGGGCCTGCAGCACCCTTTGATTGCCGCGGGCGACAATTTCGGGATCACGGGCGGCGGTGTTGTTGACGGTGATGAAATTGGCCTGCAGGCGACCGCTGTCGTCCCGCAGGCAGAAGTATTTCTGATGGTGACGCATTACCGTGATCAGCACCTCTTCCGGTAAGTCAAGATAATCATGGGCAAAGGATCCGGCAATCGCCTGCGTATATTCGACGAGGTTGGTAACGGTTTCCAGGAGTTCCGGATCTTCAATGATCCTGCCCTGCAGCCGGGTTTCGATCTCGCTCAGCTGGCTGAGGATGATCTGTTTGCGTTCCTGCTGGTCGACAATCACACAGGCCCGGCGGCAGAGATCGATGTAGGCGTCGGGGTGACTGATTGTAAATTCGGCCGGAGCCATGAAACGATGGCCGCGGGACCGGGCTCCGCTGGTGACCCCGGCGCAGTTGAAAACGATGACTTGGTCCCCATAGAGGGCTACGATCCAGTGGACCGGGCGGGCAAAACGCGCTTCCAGATCGTGCCAGCGCATCGATTTACGGAAAGGAATCGCCATGATGTATTCGGGCAGAGCGGTGGTCAGTAGGGCGATGGTCGGTTCACCGAGTTCCCGTTTGCGAACGCAGACATATTCGCCTTTTTCGGTGGTGACGATTTCAAGCTCGTCCGGGCTTACCCCCTGGCTTTTGGCAAAACCGATGCCGGCCCGGCTGGGCTGGCCGGCATCGGTGAAAGCGACGCGGCGGGCCGGCCCCAGTTTTTCGACCACGCGGTCTGGTTGACCGTTGGCCAGGCCGCTAACCATGAGAACCAGGCGTCGCGGCGTGGCCATGACCCTGATGGTGGTGTAATCAAGGCGCAGGCGGTTTAACATTTTTTCCGCCTCGCTTTTCATATCAAGCAGGGCTTTGCTTAAAAAACCGGCCGGAATCTCTTCCGTGCCGATTTCGAGAAGGAGGTCTTGGGTCATTTCCTGATTACCTTGTGGGCTACTCCGCAGTCGATTGCAGGCTGAATTTGTCGGGTTTGGCGCGAGTTGACTTGCCTTTCGCCTGTCAGCCCTGCGGAGCCAGTAATTTTTTAATTTTATTTTCCATCTGTTGGCCGATTTCGGCATTGAAACCGACGACTTTGAACTCTATGGCGGAGTCCTGATTGAGCAGGATGATGGTCGGCAGTGAAGAGATATTGCCCAGATCCCTGGTAATCGGGTTATTGGCTCCGAAGACAATCGGGTAGGGAACCTGGTTGCGTAAGACGAAGCTTTCCACCTCGCTTACGCCCCCTTGATCAAGGCTGATGCCGATAACCTCTAAGCCCTGTTTCCGGTAGTTTTCGTAAAGCGTGGCCAGATGTGGGATCGCCGCTCTGCAGGGGGCGCACCAGGTCGCCCAGAAGTCCAGCAGGACGACCTTGCCCTTCAGGCTATCACGGGTCAAGGTCTGATTGTCGAGCGTGGTCAGGGTGAAATTCGGCACTTCTTTCGGTACCTTGGCTTTTTGCGCCCCATCGTCGCAGCTGAGAAGGAACAATGCGCTCAGCAGCATCAGGCAGACGCCAAGCACTGCCTGCGCTGGCTTTATGGGCAAGGAAAATCCGGGCATTTTTCTGTGCTCCCTGGTGTCTTTTCATTGTGTTCGCGAAGATGGCTGAATAGTTACACCCGCGTTTG
The Pseudomonadota bacterium genome window above contains:
- a CDS encoding TlpA family protein disulfide reductase, with translation MPGFSLPIKPAQAVLGVCLMLLSALFLLSCDDGAQKAKVPKEVPNFTLTTLDNQTLTRDSLKGKVVLLDFWATWCAPCRAAIPHLATLYENYRKQGLEVIGISLDQGGVSEVESFVLRNQVPYPIVFGANNPITRDLGNISSLPTIILLNQDSAIEFKVVGFNAEIGQQMENKIKKLLAPQG
- a CDS encoding glycine--tRNA ligase subunit beta — translated: MTQDLLLEIGTEEIPAGFLSKALLDMKSEAEKMLNRLRLDYTTIRVMATPRRLVLMVSGLANGQPDRVVEKLGPARRVAFTDAGQPSRAGIGFAKSQGVSPDELEIVTTEKGEYVCVRKRELGEPTIALLTTALPEYIMAIPFRKSMRWHDLEARFARPVHWIVALYGDQVIVFNCAGVTSGARSRGHRFMAPAEFTISHPDAYIDLCRRACVIVDQQERKQIILSQLSEIETRLQGRIIEDPELLETVTNLVEYTQAIAGSFAHDYLDLPEEVLITVMRHHQKYFCLRDDSGRLQANFITVNNTAARDPEIVARGNQRVLQARLNDARFFYREDLKVKLEDFSERLHGVVFQAKLGTSYEKMERFRALAEKLARKLCPAKLDAVSRTAQLCKADLESSMVYEFADLQGIMGREYARAAGEPEEIAIGIYEHYLPTSAGGALPSNDCGALVGIADKIDTIAGCFGIGLQPTGSADPYALRRQALGVINICLDRNYRLSLSKLIAEALAGLQNKLERPALEVAVEIHDFIKGRFFHNLSAAGIPSGVIDAILSVGFDDIVIAHKKISALERFRRRDDFADLLTAFKRIMNITRKEQNIHPLFPEKLSERAENELYQAWSMVSEKLNKDLAKEDYDQAFATIAEMKTSIDTFFDEVMVMVDDPQIRENRLALLQT